One Nitrosomonas sp. PY1 DNA window includes the following coding sequences:
- a CDS encoding efflux RND transporter permease subunit: MVSKIIEWSVRHVFLVSLATFSIVAWGVYAALKTPIDAIPDLSDVQVIVYTEYPGQAPQVVEDQVTYPLTTAMLSVPKSKVVRGLSAFGVSFIYVIFEDGTDIYWARSRVLEYLSFAANKLPENVKPVLGPDATGVGWVYQYIVTAKNRTLDELRSIQDWFLRYQLAAAEGVSEVASVGGFQKTYQITVDPRRLQAYGISLRTVINVVAQSNRDVGGRVIELTETEYMVRGKGYLRGTSDLENLVVKAHEGMPVLLRDVARIELVPNERRGVTEFNGEGEAVSGIAVARYGENALDIIHNIEAKIDQLRSGLPGGVEIQPVYNRSELIERAIANLNEVLIEQVIIVALVCAAFLMHVRSALIAIIMLPIGVLIAFIVMFHLGINSNIMSLAGIALAIAEMTDAAVVMVENAHKHLSRLAPQAPAAARMDAIIAACQEVGPTLFFSLLIITVSFLPIFALEAQEGRMFQPLAFTKTFAMAGGALLSITLVPALMLLLLRGRIPREQDNPLGKLLIRLYHPIIIWVIRWKKIILFVTIAVLGLTIYPALKLGTEFMPPLNEGTLLYMPVTLPAISITKAAEILQTQNKIIKSFPEVASVFGKAGRANTATDPAPLEMTETIINLKPESEWRPDMTIDKLIAKLDQALQIPGVSNAWTMPIKNRTDMLATGIRTPIGIKVFGNDLGEIEKLGKEIETAIRTVPGTTSAYAERTTGGYYLDIEPDRVALARYGLVVGDLLEVISIALGGEMITTTVEGRERYGVTVRYPRELRSDPQAIATQVLVPAMNGAMIPLGQLAQIKLVQGPPSIRTENALLAAYIFVDIRGRDIGGYIADAQKAVLEQVEFPPGYYATWSGQFEYMERATEKLKVVVPVTLLIVFVLIYMNFNRLTETLIVMLSVPFSLVGGIWLMYWFDYNISIAVAVGFIGLVGIAAGSGMVMLEFLDQALTKMYEKRQATGEEVTVEDLYAAVTEGAVTRIRPVMMTIVSSILGMLPIMLSSGTGSELTRSIATPMVGGMISAAILTLVIFPVIYALVKEVSIRRSLKT, translated from the coding sequence ATGGTTAGTAAAATAATTGAGTGGTCAGTTCGGCATGTTTTTTTGGTTTCGTTGGCAACATTTTCAATCGTTGCTTGGGGGGTATATGCGGCATTAAAAACCCCGATTGACGCAATTCCCGATCTCTCCGATGTTCAAGTCATCGTTTATACCGAATATCCTGGGCAGGCACCGCAAGTAGTTGAAGATCAGGTAACGTATCCGTTGACCACGGCTATGCTGAGCGTACCTAAATCGAAAGTGGTGCGAGGATTATCGGCTTTCGGCGTATCGTTTATCTATGTCATTTTTGAAGATGGAACGGATATTTACTGGGCTCGCTCACGGGTTCTGGAATACTTGAGCTTTGCAGCGAACAAATTACCGGAAAACGTTAAACCAGTACTCGGTCCGGATGCCACCGGAGTTGGGTGGGTTTATCAATATATTGTTACGGCTAAAAACCGAACATTGGATGAATTACGCAGTATTCAGGATTGGTTTTTGCGTTATCAATTGGCAGCGGCCGAAGGGGTTTCCGAAGTAGCTAGTGTTGGCGGATTCCAGAAAACTTATCAGATCACGGTCGATCCGCGGCGCTTGCAAGCCTATGGCATTTCTCTCAGGACGGTAATCAACGTGGTCGCTCAAAGTAATCGCGATGTTGGCGGTCGGGTGATCGAACTCACCGAAACCGAATATATGGTGCGCGGGAAAGGTTATCTGCGTGGTACCAGCGATCTGGAGAATTTGGTGGTGAAGGCGCATGAAGGTATGCCAGTGTTGCTACGTGATGTGGCTCGCATTGAATTGGTGCCGAATGAGCGACGCGGGGTTACTGAATTCAACGGAGAAGGCGAAGCCGTTTCCGGCATCGCAGTTGCGCGTTATGGCGAGAATGCGCTTGATATCATTCACAATATAGAAGCAAAAATTGATCAACTCAGATCAGGCTTGCCGGGAGGAGTTGAAATCCAGCCGGTTTATAATCGCTCTGAACTGATTGAGCGTGCGATTGCGAACCTAAATGAAGTATTGATTGAACAGGTAATTATCGTGGCATTGGTATGCGCGGCATTTCTCATGCATGTACGCAGTGCCCTGATAGCGATCATTATGTTGCCAATCGGCGTACTCATCGCATTTATTGTCATGTTTCATTTGGGGATTAATTCTAATATCATGAGTTTGGCGGGCATTGCTTTGGCTATTGCTGAAATGACCGATGCCGCCGTCGTTATGGTCGAGAATGCGCATAAACATCTATCGCGCCTTGCTCCGCAGGCTCCTGCGGCAGCACGTATGGATGCCATTATTGCAGCATGCCAGGAAGTCGGTCCAACATTGTTCTTCAGTTTGCTGATCATCACTGTGTCATTCCTACCGATATTTGCACTCGAGGCACAGGAAGGACGTATGTTTCAACCCCTTGCGTTCACTAAGACGTTCGCTATGGCGGGTGGTGCCTTGCTTTCTATCACCTTGGTTCCGGCACTCATGTTGTTATTGCTGCGTGGACGTATTCCGCGTGAACAGGATAACCCGTTGGGTAAATTACTGATTCGTTTGTATCATCCCATTATTATCTGGGTGATTAGATGGAAAAAAATCATACTTTTTGTCACTATTGCAGTGTTAGGACTGACTATATATCCGGCACTTAAGCTCGGAACCGAATTCATGCCGCCGCTGAATGAAGGTACACTGCTTTATATGCCGGTGACGCTACCGGCCATATCGATCACCAAGGCTGCAGAGATATTGCAGACGCAGAACAAAATTATCAAAAGTTTCCCGGAAGTTGCATCGGTTTTTGGTAAAGCGGGGCGCGCTAATACTGCTACTGATCCGGCGCCGCTGGAAATGACAGAAACCATTATCAACTTAAAACCGGAAAGTGAATGGCGCCCAGATATGACGATCGACAAACTCATTGCTAAACTCGATCAAGCGTTGCAAATTCCTGGGGTGTCCAATGCGTGGACAATGCCAATCAAAAACCGCACCGACATGTTGGCAACAGGTATACGTACACCTATTGGTATTAAAGTTTTCGGCAACGATCTCGGCGAAATAGAAAAATTGGGCAAGGAGATCGAGACGGCCATAAGAACGGTTCCTGGTACCACCAGCGCATATGCAGAGCGGACTACAGGCGGTTATTACCTTGATATTGAACCGGATCGTGTTGCATTAGCGCGCTACGGATTGGTAGTAGGTGATCTCTTGGAAGTTATTTCGATAGCGCTTGGAGGTGAAATGATTACCACTACAGTGGAGGGGCGCGAGCGTTATGGAGTTACCGTGCGTTACCCGCGTGAACTGCGTAGCGATCCGCAAGCTATTGCCACTCAGGTACTGGTTCCAGCCATGAATGGAGCCATGATCCCGTTGGGTCAATTGGCACAAATCAAGCTAGTTCAAGGACCACCAAGTATTCGAACGGAAAATGCATTGTTAGCTGCTTATATTTTTGTTGATATTCGCGGTCGTGATATTGGTGGTTATATTGCTGATGCGCAGAAAGCTGTGCTTGAGCAAGTAGAGTTCCCGCCTGGCTATTATGCAACTTGGAGTGGGCAATTTGAATATATGGAACGTGCGACCGAAAAACTGAAAGTGGTGGTGCCGGTTACGCTTCTCATTGTATTTGTACTGATCTACATGAACTTCAATCGACTGACTGAAACCCTGATCGTTATGTTGTCTGTTCCCTTTTCACTGGTGGGTGGTATTTGGTTGATGTATTGGTTTGACTACAATATTAGCATTGCAGTAGCGGTGGGTTTCATAGGTTTGGTCGGGATTGCGGCCGGATCTGGCATGGTAATGTTGGAATTTCTTGATCAGGCATTGACTAAAATGTATGAAAAGCGCCAAGCCACAGGTGAGGAAGTTACTGTTGAAGATCTCTACGCTGCAGTGACTGAGGGAGCTGTAACGCGGATACGCCCTGTCATGATGACTATTGTCAGCAGTATTCTTGGTATGCTGCCCATTATGTTGAGTAGCGGCACGGGTTCCGAACTGACTCGGAGCATTGCGACTCCGATGGTGGGCGGTATGATTTCGGCAGCAATATTGACACTGGTTATTTTTCCTGTCATTTATGCATTGGTTAAGGAAGTTTCGATCCGACGCTCACTGAAAACATAA
- a CDS encoding cytochrome c, which translates to MKLFLYLLLGFFLVMAIAIISGAHNISATEKHWSITEKTIDWIRESLIEVHAKNLTVPQLDDRNVLSNGFKHYHEMCTECHLAPGLEVTEVSMGLYPQPPVFHEQAPVTEQAIRSDTIRKYFWVIKNGLKMTGMPAWGLSHDDQSMWSMAAFVVKLHGMSAAEYENLVRTTEADHSHHHGHDEHSHHHDHSH; encoded by the coding sequence ATGAAATTATTCCTATACCTATTGCTCGGTTTTTTTTTGGTGATGGCTATTGCCATAATTAGTGGCGCGCATAATATTTCTGCCACTGAAAAACACTGGAGCATCACTGAAAAAACAATCGATTGGATTCGTGAGAGCTTGATTGAAGTTCATGCTAAAAATCTAACCGTACCCCAACTGGATGATCGTAATGTACTTTCGAATGGATTCAAGCATTATCATGAGATGTGTACTGAATGTCATTTGGCGCCAGGCCTTGAGGTCACGGAAGTTTCCATGGGATTATATCCGCAACCGCCAGTTTTTCATGAGCAAGCGCCTGTAACGGAGCAAGCCATCAGATCGGATACTATCAGAAAATACTTTTGGGTTATTAAGAATGGGTTAAAAATGACCGGTATGCCGGCTTGGGGATTGAGTCATGATGATCAGTCAATGTGGTCAATGGCGGCATTTGTTGTGAAGTTGCATGGTATGAGCGCGGCAGAATATGAAAATCTAGTTCGTACGACAGAAGCCGATCATTCGCATCATCACGGCCATGACGAACATTCGCACCATCACGACCATTCGCATTAA
- a CDS encoding 1-acyl-sn-glycerol-3-phosphate acyltransferase has translation MAALRSTLYMLLQIIITPPFALATLLCFPLSPMQRYRVTSSWTKTMLFLLRYVCGLHYQILGAENIPKSPSIVLSKHQSAWETLAFQEIFPPQVWVLKKELLLIPFFGWGLAMTSPIAIDRKSGKKALEQIVEQGKDRLQQGFWVVIFPEGTRIAPGKRGKYKIGGAWLATHTDVKVVPVAHNAGEFWGRNSFVKRAGKIIVSIGKPIDPTDMEASDLNAQIENWIEAEVQRISTRNK, from the coding sequence ATGGCGGCCTTGCGATCAACCTTATATATGTTACTGCAAATCATTATTACGCCACCCTTCGCATTGGCTACACTATTATGCTTTCCATTATCACCCATGCAACGCTATCGCGTCACTTCGAGTTGGACGAAAACCATGTTGTTTCTGCTGCGGTATGTATGCGGATTGCATTATCAGATTCTAGGTGCTGAAAATATCCCTAAATCTCCAAGCATTGTATTGTCTAAACATCAGTCGGCTTGGGAGACGCTAGCATTTCAGGAGATTTTTCCACCGCAGGTATGGGTACTAAAAAAGGAATTATTATTGATCCCTTTTTTTGGTTGGGGACTTGCCATGACTAGCCCGATTGCTATCGACCGAAAATCTGGTAAAAAAGCATTGGAACAAATTGTTGAACAAGGCAAAGATCGGCTACAACAAGGATTCTGGGTTGTCATATTTCCAGAAGGCACACGTATTGCACCAGGAAAGCGAGGAAAATACAAGATCGGCGGTGCTTGGCTGGCGACTCATACCGATGTGAAAGTAGTTCCCGTTGCACACAATGCCGGCGAATTCTGGGGCAGAAATTCATTCGTTAAGCGGGCCGGAAAGATCATTGTCAGCATTGGCAAGCCAATCGACCCAACCGATATGGAAGCAAGTGATTTGAATGCGCAGATCGAAAACTGGATCGAAGCAGAAGTGCAACGCATCAGCACACGTAATAAGTAA
- the glyS gene encoding glycine--tRNA ligase subunit beta: MTKNLLVELLIEELPPKSLKQLGNSFAELFATNLKAQDLLATDAQVTAYASPRRLAVHITNVAAQASDRAVTQKLMPVAVGLDAQGLATAPLLKKLAGLGADASAVPRLKRAMEGKTETLFWDNTIKGTSLAAGLQKAFQEAIGQLPIPKVMTYQLEDGWQSVDFVRPAHALIALHGADVISVNILGLQSGRETQGHRFEATMQPIVIKEADSYAQQLAAEGAVIASFAERQDEIVRQMTAAAQHENLTPIEDAALLDEVTALVEHPNVLVGTFDPVFLQVPQECLILTMKTNQKYFPLLDAQGKLANKFLLVANIKPADPSLIIAGNERVVHSRLADAQFFFDQDRKRTLESRIPELNKVVYHNKLGTQGWRMHYVRIIATEIGAQLGGDTLRDQVFEAATLAKVDLLTDMVGEFPELQGIMGRYYAQHEGLSDDIAFAIEDHYKPRFAGDTLPRNQAGVCVALADKLETLVNMFGIGEIPTGDKDPFALRRHALGVIRILIEKDLPLQLNQLIDLVKNEIYGPLELSASAPDLHDLQVFIYDRLAGNLREQGYTPQEVDAVLSLNPQQLSDIPNRLAAVRAFTKLPEAVSLAAVNKRVGNILKKTEGDISIEVDASLLQEPAEQALHQALTSLSSKTKEAFDAGDYTTSLQILAALKSPVDTFFDHIMVNVEDKSLRNNRLALLKQLHQIMNQIADLSKLAT, encoded by the coding sequence ATGACCAAAAACCTACTCGTTGAATTGTTGATCGAGGAACTGCCGCCCAAGTCGCTGAAACAGCTTGGCAACAGCTTTGCGGAATTATTCGCTACCAACTTGAAAGCGCAAGATCTTTTGGCAACAGATGCGCAGGTTACCGCATATGCTTCACCACGGCGTCTGGCGGTGCATATTACCAATGTTGCTGCGCAGGCATCTGATAGAGCGGTTACGCAAAAATTAATGCCGGTCGCAGTTGGTCTGGATGCACAAGGTCTTGCAACAGCGCCACTACTTAAAAAATTGGCGGGGTTGGGAGCAGATGCGTCGGCCGTACCTCGACTCAAACGTGCCATGGAAGGTAAAACGGAAACCCTGTTTTGGGATAACACCATCAAAGGAACTTCATTGGCCGCCGGTTTGCAAAAAGCATTTCAGGAGGCCATTGGTCAATTGCCGATTCCCAAAGTAATGACTTATCAGTTAGAGGATGGCTGGCAAAGTGTTGATTTTGTCCGTCCTGCGCATGCGTTGATTGCGCTGCATGGCGCAGATGTCATTTCGGTCAACATTTTAGGTCTACAATCCGGACGGGAAACGCAAGGACACCGATTTGAAGCCACAATGCAGCCAATCGTTATCAAGGAAGCCGATAGCTATGCGCAGCAATTGGCAGCAGAGGGCGCTGTCATTGCCAGTTTTGCCGAGCGACAAGATGAGATTGTTCGTCAAATGACCGCCGCCGCACAGCATGAAAATCTTACTCCCATAGAAGATGCCGCGTTATTGGATGAAGTGACGGCCTTGGTTGAACATCCTAATGTGCTGGTTGGCACATTCGATCCAGTATTTTTGCAAGTTCCCCAGGAATGTTTGATCCTCACCATGAAAACAAACCAGAAATACTTTCCGCTACTGGATGCGCAAGGAAAACTAGCCAATAAATTCCTGCTGGTTGCCAATATCAAACCGGCCGATCCAAGTCTGATCATCGCAGGAAATGAACGTGTAGTGCATTCACGCTTGGCCGATGCGCAATTTTTCTTTGACCAGGACCGCAAAAGAACATTGGAATCGCGTATACCAGAACTCAACAAAGTGGTTTATCACAACAAGTTGGGTACGCAGGGTTGGCGCATGCACTATGTTCGCATCATTGCAACCGAGATCGGCGCGCAATTGGGTGGAGATACTTTGCGAGATCAGGTTTTTGAAGCTGCTACATTAGCCAAGGTGGATCTACTAACCGACATGGTAGGTGAATTTCCAGAACTGCAAGGCATCATGGGACGTTATTATGCACAACATGAAGGTTTGAGCGACGATATCGCCTTTGCCATCGAGGACCATTACAAGCCGCGCTTTGCAGGCGATACATTGCCACGAAATCAAGCCGGTGTTTGTGTCGCGCTGGCGGACAAACTGGAAACATTGGTAAATATGTTCGGCATCGGTGAAATTCCAACTGGTGACAAAGATCCATTTGCACTGCGTCGTCATGCACTTGGAGTTATAAGAATTTTAATCGAGAAAGACTTACCGCTTCAGTTAAATCAATTGATCGATCTGGTAAAAAATGAAATTTATGGTCCGCTGGAGCTCAGTGCAAGCGCGCCGGATTTACACGATTTACAAGTTTTCATTTATGATCGACTCGCTGGTAATTTACGTGAGCAAGGCTACACTCCCCAGGAAGTCGATGCCGTGCTCAGTCTGAATCCACAACAACTAAGTGATATCCCTAATCGCCTTGCCGCCGTGCGCGCTTTTACGAAATTGCCGGAAGCAGTCAGTTTAGCGGCTGTGAACAAACGGGTAGGCAATATCCTTAAGAAAACAGAAGGTGACATCAGTATCGAGGTAGATGCCAGTTTATTACAGGAACCGGCGGAACAAGCGCTACATCAGGCATTAACCAGTCTCTCTTCCAAAACCAAAGAGGCTTTTGACGCCGGAGATTACACCACTTCGCTGCAAATTCTCGCCGCACTGAAATCGCCGGTCGATACCTTTTTTGATCATATAATGGTGAACGTTGAAGATAAATCATTGCGCAATAATCGGCTTGCCCTGCTAAAGCAGCTGCATCAAATCATGAATCAGATCGCCGATCTCTCTAAACTCGCAACATAA
- a CDS encoding peptidylprolyl isomerase: MAKYLTNLSYKAIQIVCWLILLATTSYANSVACFTSNIGQFCIELFESHTPLTTANFLNYIHNGSYTNGIFHRSIPGFVIQGGGFKIVDSAAGKSLATVATLPPINNEFKISNTRGTVAMAKIDRQPDSATSQWFVNLADNSGDPNNLDTQNSGFTVFGRVIFDGMSVFDAIAQLPRTSSNLPYFATNESQIPIANLVQIIEIAVKKPTGVFHESVASFAVDIGDGSNILEVKLRLIDSDPELLFELDSGSMQLLSSRPENVATYLPQSGEVLIPTVMLGPTIMINNVRMQLVNTEPLQFALKSYETGN; the protein is encoded by the coding sequence ATGGCTAAATATCTAACAAACCTCAGTTACAAGGCGATACAGATCGTATGTTGGCTCATATTATTGGCAACTACTTCATATGCCAATTCTGTTGCTTGTTTTACTTCCAATATCGGTCAGTTCTGCATTGAGTTATTTGAATCGCATACGCCGCTTACCACTGCGAATTTTTTGAATTATATCCATAATGGCTCTTATACGAACGGGATATTCCATCGCAGCATACCGGGTTTTGTCATACAAGGCGGTGGTTTTAAAATTGTGGATAGTGCCGCAGGAAAATCTTTGGCGACTGTAGCAACGCTACCGCCCATTAATAACGAATTCAAAATTTCCAATACTCGCGGTACAGTCGCGATGGCTAAAATTGATCGCCAGCCAGATAGTGCTACCAGCCAATGGTTTGTCAATTTAGCTGACAATTCAGGGGATCCGAATAATTTAGATACTCAGAATAGTGGTTTTACAGTTTTTGGACGAGTTATTTTTGACGGTATGAGTGTGTTTGATGCGATTGCACAATTACCGAGAACGAGTAGTAATCTTCCTTATTTTGCGACTAATGAGTCACAGATACCGATTGCTAATTTAGTGCAAATAATTGAGATTGCTGTCAAGAAGCCAACGGGCGTTTTTCACGAGAGTGTTGCTAGCTTTGCTGTTGATATCGGTGATGGAAGTAACATCTTGGAAGTTAAATTACGACTGATTGACAGTGATCCGGAGCTATTATTTGAATTAGATTCAGGTAGCATGCAATTACTATCATCCAGACCTGAGAATGTGGCAACGTATTTGCCGCAAAGCGGGGAAGTATTAATCCCAACTGTGATGCTTGGACCTACAATCATGATTAATAATGTTCGTATGCAATTGGTGAATACGGAACCTCTTCAATTCGCATTAAAAAGCTACGAAACAGGAAATTAA
- the typA gene encoding translational GTPase TypA, producing MSRPIRNIAIIAHVDHGKTTMVDKLLHQAGTFAAHQQISERVMDSNDIERERGITILAKNCAIDYNGIHINIVDTPGHADFGGEVERVLSMVDGVLLLVDAVEGPMPQTRFVTKKALALGLRPIVVINKVDRPGARASWVVDQTFDLFDKLGASDEQLDFPVVYASALNGFATLEQEKPNKDMRPLFDTILKHVPAPTGNPEEPLQLQISALDYSSFVGRIGIGRIHRGKLRPAQEVMILMDGKPPKKAKVNQVLGFQGLERIQVKEALAGDIVLINGIEELSIGTTLADLDQPEALPVMAVDEPTLTMTFQVNTSPFAGQEGKFVTSRQLRERLEKELLTNVAMRMEEMNETDSFLISGRGELHLTILLENMRREGYELAVSRPNVVIREIDGVKCEPFELLTVDIDEAHQGGIMEALGERRGDLQDMVSDAKGRVRLDYRIPARGLIGFQSDFMTMTRGTGLMSHVFDEFAPMRSEIPQRKNGVLISSEHGEAVAYALWKLQERGRMFVNPGDRLYEGMVIGIHTRDNDLVVNPIKGKQLTNIRASGTDEAVVLTPPIQLTLESAIEFIADDELVEITPKTIRIRKRHLLEHERKKASRAAA from the coding sequence ATGTCTCGCCCGATTCGTAATATTGCTATCATCGCACACGTTGATCATGGTAAAACCACTATGGTTGACAAGCTTTTGCATCAAGCCGGTACCTTTGCCGCACATCAACAAATTTCTGAGCGCGTGATGGATTCTAATGATATCGAACGTGAACGGGGCATTACTATTTTAGCTAAAAATTGCGCCATTGATTACAATGGAATTCATATCAACATCGTCGATACACCCGGGCACGCTGATTTTGGTGGTGAAGTGGAGCGAGTTTTGTCGATGGTTGATGGCGTATTATTGTTGGTCGATGCGGTGGAGGGGCCGATGCCACAAACACGGTTTGTGACTAAGAAAGCATTGGCATTGGGTCTTCGTCCAATTGTCGTAATTAATAAAGTGGATCGTCCCGGTGCACGTGCCAGTTGGGTCGTTGATCAAACATTTGACTTGTTCGATAAACTCGGTGCGAGTGATGAACAACTGGATTTTCCGGTGGTATACGCTTCGGCACTCAATGGTTTCGCAACATTGGAGCAAGAAAAACCTAACAAAGACATGCGACCATTATTTGATACCATTTTGAAGCATGTTCCAGCACCTACCGGTAATCCAGAAGAGCCCTTACAGTTACAAATCAGCGCGCTGGACTATTCCAGCTTCGTCGGGCGTATCGGTATTGGACGTATTCACCGAGGTAAGCTGAGGCCAGCGCAGGAAGTGATGATTCTGATGGATGGTAAGCCGCCGAAAAAAGCCAAGGTGAATCAAGTGTTGGGTTTCCAAGGATTGGAACGGATTCAGGTGAAAGAAGCCTTGGCAGGGGATATCGTACTGATTAACGGAATCGAAGAACTAAGTATTGGCACTACTTTGGCGGATCTCGACCAGCCCGAAGCATTACCTGTCATGGCAGTGGATGAACCTACATTAACCATGACGTTTCAAGTCAATACATCGCCTTTTGCCGGTCAGGAAGGTAAATTCGTGACCAGTCGCCAATTACGGGAACGCTTGGAAAAAGAATTATTGACGAATGTTGCGATGCGCATGGAGGAAATGAATGAAACGGACTCTTTCTTGATTTCCGGGCGCGGCGAATTACATCTTACCATCTTGCTGGAGAATATGCGCCGCGAAGGCTATGAACTGGCTGTTTCGCGCCCCAACGTTGTGATTCGTGAAATCGATGGCGTGAAATGCGAGCCATTTGAGTTGCTGACGGTGGATATCGATGAAGCGCATCAAGGCGGTATTATGGAGGCATTGGGAGAACGCCGAGGTGATTTGCAAGACATGGTATCGGACGCCAAGGGAAGAGTGCGGTTGGATTATCGTATTCCAGCGCGCGGCCTGATTGGCTTTCAGTCTGATTTTATGACGATGACGCGCGGTACCGGTTTAATGAGTCATGTGTTTGATGAATTTGCACCGATGCGTTCAGAAATCCCGCAACGTAAGAATGGCGTGCTGATTTCTTCTGAACATGGTGAAGCCGTTGCTTATGCCCTTTGGAAGTTACAAGAGCGCGGCCGTATGTTTGTCAATCCAGGCGATCGCTTGTACGAAGGTATGGTAATTGGCATTCATACGCGTGACAACGACTTGGTGGTCAATCCGATTAAAGGTAAGCAACTGACAAATATTCGCGCATCAGGAACCGATGAGGCCGTCGTGTTAACGCCGCCGATTCAACTAACTTTGGAATCTGCAATCGAATTCATCGCAGACGACGAACTGGTTGAAATTACCCCTAAGACCATTCGTATCCGGAAGCGCCATTTACTGGAGCACGAACGTAAAAAAGCTTCACGTGCTGCAGCCTAA
- the gmhB gene encoding D-glycero-beta-D-manno-heptose 1,7-bisphosphate 7-phosphatase: MKLIILDQAGVINECSNTSIKTPDEWIPIPGSLKAIARLTHAGYRTVIATNQSGIGRGLMDMATYNAINQKMHQSVIQSGGRIDAIFFCPHASIDQCSCRKPAAGLFAEIMQRYGVNLKNVPAIGDSMRDLQAAITAGAMPILVLTGKGQETYDHENIPANTKVFVSLEAAVEALVEKK, from the coding sequence ATGAAGCTGATTATTTTGGATCAGGCAGGCGTGATCAATGAATGTAGCAATACTTCCATCAAAACACCAGATGAATGGATTCCCATTCCAGGCAGCCTGAAAGCGATTGCTCGTTTAACACATGCCGGCTATCGCACCGTAATTGCAACCAATCAATCGGGTATTGGCCGTGGATTGATGGACATGGCAACCTATAATGCAATCAATCAAAAAATGCATCAATCCGTTATCCAGAGCGGTGGTCGTATCGATGCAATTTTTTTCTGTCCACATGCCAGTATCGATCAATGCTCATGCCGTAAGCCAGCAGCAGGTTTGTTTGCAGAGATCATGCAACGCTACGGTGTGAATTTAAAAAATGTACCGGCAATCGGCGATTCCATGCGCGATTTACAAGCTGCTATCACTGCCGGCGCTATGCCAATACTCGTATTGACCGGAAAGGGGCAAGAAACTTACGACCATGAGAACATTCCTGCCAATACAAAAGTCTTTGTCAGCCTAGAAGCTGCTGTCGAGGCCCTAGTAGAGAAAAAATAG